From a single bacterium genomic region:
- a CDS encoding EAL domain-containing protein, translated as MEGESVAYECEREGTIYGIHIAPSRKPDGEIEGCIGCATDLTTLKRSQEDLERWEARNQALLEILPDLIFHISRDNVFLDFQAGREDSLYVPPREFLGKPIREVLPPEVARVVEEGLQDAFATGSPTFIQYQLPIGGELRDFEARAIAREDDRGIVVVRDVTDRKRAERELRKTEDRLTTVVANAPLVLFALDRDGYFTLSEGKGLESIGLKPGEVVGMSAFELYKAFPRIIENIHSALRGQHASEVLDVGGVLFDSLFAPLHAEDGTIEGVIGVATDVTVHKRAEMIQKVLYEIAEASVQVDNLDELFHVIHQTLATIIDAQNFFIALYDTDRDMVSVPYLSDERDHISGIPKDRLGKTLTGRVLRTGKPLLCQRAEIEELIERGEIEQVGAMAESWLAVPLISSGTVVGSIGLQSYTTGKALTEDDMNVLSFVSHQIARTIERKQAEEERRRNEARFREIYEKSPVMMHSVDRDGTVLDVNEKWLEETGYTREEIIGKKLETVMTPESANRRDSQIMPEYMRTGSVREVPYQYVRKDGRLIDVLVNSNRLRDPLFSEVKLSVVRNVTQQKRYEEALRRLVAGTAAVVGEEFFHVLVSELAGALDNRFALIAERDPEYPDSTHVLAFCDTQNPLQKTIQPPANSPCARVAEANFYVCESGLEKEFPDNVHISTLGIESYMGLALRDSHGEVIGQLCVFDTKTMESKDQMRSILSIFASRAGAELERQREERKRRESEERYALAARGANDGLWDWNLRTNRIYLSPRWKTMLGYDEDEVGDSPSEWMDRIHPEDRDRVKAEIDQHLDRNTAHFESEHRVRHRDGAYRWMLCRGLAVGDRAGQLHRMAGSQTDITERKVAEEQLLQAAYYDALTGLPNRAYLMDRLWRSIIRSRDSDSYQYAVLFFDLDRFKNINDSLGHTLGDQLLIALAERLKSCVRTGDVVARLGGDEFTVLLEGISDVSDATSIADKVLREITTPFNLGGHIVYTNGSIGIALSHSGYQRPEDLLRDADTAMYSAKELGKARYMVFDRGMHDRAVALLQLETDLQHAVAREEFRVFYQPIVSLRTGLIECIEGLARWQHPYRGLVMPGDFIPAAEETGLIIPMGLQIMREACRQLQEWKRRFGVNAPQAVCVNLSARQFMQPDIVEQVKAALDESGLDGNSLQIEITESILMQDIEAAMEHLARLKDLDIRLCIDDFGTGYSSLSYLQRFPIDTLKIDRSFVSNRITLDENLEIVRTIVTLAHNLEMSVIAEGVETEEELAQLRALRCNHVQGNYFSKPVAAGIINDILSDGVHYW; from the coding sequence TTGGAAGGTGAAAGCGTCGCATACGAATGCGAGCGCGAAGGCACAATCTACGGAATTCACATCGCGCCCTCTCGCAAGCCCGATGGGGAAATTGAAGGATGCATCGGCTGTGCGACGGATCTGACAACGCTCAAGAGAAGTCAGGAAGATCTGGAGCGCTGGGAGGCGCGAAACCAGGCTCTCCTTGAGATTCTCCCGGACTTGATCTTCCACATCAGCCGAGATAACGTCTTCCTCGATTTCCAGGCCGGACGAGAGGACTCACTCTATGTTCCACCCCGCGAGTTTCTCGGCAAGCCCATCCGCGAAGTCCTTCCCCCGGAAGTGGCACGTGTCGTCGAGGAAGGCTTGCAGGATGCCTTCGCCACGGGCTCACCAACATTCATTCAGTATCAGCTTCCGATCGGCGGTGAATTGCGCGACTTTGAGGCGCGAGCGATCGCGCGCGAAGATGATCGCGGCATCGTCGTAGTTCGCGATGTGACCGATCGCAAGCGCGCTGAACGTGAATTGCGCAAGACAGAAGATCGCCTCACGACCGTCGTTGCGAATGCGCCCCTTGTGCTGTTTGCCCTGGATCGCGATGGGTACTTTACCCTCTCCGAGGGAAAAGGCCTCGAGTCCATTGGTCTGAAGCCGGGCGAAGTCGTTGGGATGTCTGCTTTCGAGCTCTACAAGGCTTTCCCTAGAATCATCGAGAACATCCATTCAGCCCTGCGGGGACAGCACGCATCGGAAGTCCTCGATGTCGGTGGCGTGCTTTTCGATTCGCTGTTTGCCCCATTGCATGCCGAAGATGGAACCATCGAGGGCGTGATCGGCGTGGCGACGGATGTGACAGTCCACAAGCGCGCCGAAATGATTCAAAAGGTCCTCTATGAGATTGCCGAAGCCTCGGTGCAGGTAGACAATCTGGACGAACTCTTTCACGTGATTCACCAGACACTTGCGACGATCATCGATGCCCAGAACTTCTTCATCGCGCTCTATGATACCGATCGCGATATGGTCTCCGTCCCTTATTTGTCTGACGAAAGAGATCACATCTCCGGGATCCCGAAGGATCGTCTTGGCAAGACTTTGACCGGTCGCGTCTTACGAACCGGCAAGCCGCTGCTTTGCCAGCGCGCAGAGATTGAGGAATTGATCGAGCGCGGAGAAATTGAGCAGGTCGGCGCCATGGCCGAGTCGTGGCTCGCCGTACCGTTGATCTCTTCCGGGACAGTCGTCGGCTCGATCGGACTGCAAAGCTACACGACAGGCAAGGCGCTGACCGAAGATGACATGAACGTGCTCAGCTTCGTGTCGCACCAGATTGCCCGGACAATCGAACGCAAGCAGGCCGAGGAAGAGAGGCGACGCAACGAGGCGCGCTTCCGCGAAATCTACGAGAAGTCGCCCGTGATGATGCACTCGGTCGACCGCGATGGGACTGTACTGGATGTCAACGAGAAGTGGCTGGAGGAGACCGGCTACACGCGCGAAGAGATCATTGGCAAGAAGCTCGAAACCGTAATGACTCCAGAGTCAGCTAATAGAAGAGACTCGCAGATCATGCCGGAGTACATGCGCACCGGCTCCGTGCGTGAGGTCCCGTATCAGTACGTCAGAAAAGACGGTCGACTGATCGATGTCCTGGTGAACAGCAATCGCCTGCGCGATCCTCTCTTCTCCGAAGTGAAGCTTTCGGTCGTCCGAAATGTCACCCAGCAGAAGCGTTACGAAGAAGCGCTACGTCGCCTTGTGGCAGGCACTGCTGCTGTCGTCGGCGAGGAGTTCTTCCACGTTCTCGTCAGCGAGCTCGCCGGCGCGCTGGACAACCGCTTTGCACTCATCGCGGAGCGCGATCCCGAGTATCCTGATTCCACGCACGTTTTGGCCTTCTGCGATACCCAGAATCCCTTGCAGAAGACGATTCAGCCTCCGGCGAACAGCCCGTGCGCGCGAGTTGCCGAAGCCAACTTCTATGTTTGCGAATCCGGCTTAGAGAAAGAATTCCCGGATAACGTCCACATTAGTACTCTTGGAATCGAGAGCTATATGGGTCTGGCGCTCAGAGATTCCCACGGCGAAGTGATCGGGCAGCTTTGCGTCTTCGACACAAAAACGATGGAATCGAAAGATCAGATGCGCTCGATCCTCAGCATCTTCGCCTCACGTGCAGGGGCTGAACTTGAGCGCCAACGCGAAGAGCGCAAACGTCGCGAGAGCGAGGAGCGCTACGCCTTGGCGGCCCGCGGCGCGAACGATGGCCTGTGGGATTGGAATCTCCGCACAAATCGAATTTACCTGTCGCCCCGATGGAAGACAATGTTGGGCTATGATGAAGACGAGGTTGGCGATTCCCCCAGCGAATGGATGGATCGCATTCATCCCGAAGATCGCGATCGTGTGAAGGCAGAGATCGATCAACATCTCGATCGCAACACGGCCCACTTCGAGAGCGAGCACCGCGTTCGCCATCGGGACGGAGCGTATCGCTGGATGTTATGCCGTGGCCTGGCCGTCGGTGATCGTGCGGGACAGCTTCACCGCATGGCCGGTTCGCAAACGGATATTACCGAACGAAAAGTCGCCGAGGAGCAGTTGCTACAGGCAGCATATTACGATGCTTTGACCGGCTTGCCTAATCGCGCCTACTTGATGGATCGGCTGTGGCGCAGCATCATCCGCAGCCGCGATTCCGATTCCTATCAGTACGCCGTTCTGTTCTTCGATCTCGATCGGTTCAAGAACATCAACGACAGCCTTGGGCACACACTCGGCGATCAGTTGCTGATTGCGCTGGCAGAGCGATTGAAGTCCTGCGTGCGTACGGGCGATGTCGTGGCGCGCCTTGGTGGAGATGAGTTCACCGTTCTCCTCGAAGGCATCAGCGATGTCTCCGATGCGACCAGCATCGCGGACAAGGTCCTGCGTGAGATCACAACGCCGTTCAATCTGGGCGGGCATATTGTCTACACAAATGGCAGCATTGGAATCGCCCTGAGCCACAGTGGATATCAACGCCCGGAAGACTTGCTGCGGGATGCGGATACGGCAATGTACAGCGCGAAGGAACTTGGCAAGGCGCGATACATGGTGTTCGATCGCGGCATGCACGATCGCGCCGTGGCGCTGCTGCAGTTGGAGACGGATCTTCAGCACGCCGTCGCGCGCGAGGAGTTCCGCGTCTTCTACCAGCCGATCGTTTCCCTTCGCACAGGACTGATCGAATGCATCGAGGGACTGGCGCGCTGGCAGCACCCGTATCGTGGACTCGTGATGCCCGGCGACTTCATTCCCGCCGCCGAAGAAACAGGCCTCATCATTCCGATGGGTCTGCAGATCATGCGCGAGGCCTGCCGGCAGTTGCAGGAGTGGAAGCGGCGGTTTGGCGTGAACGCACCCCAGGCCGTTTGCGTGAACTTGTCCGCCCGGCAGTTCATGCAGCCCGACATCGTCGAGCAGGTGAAAGCTGCCCTCGATGAATCCGGTCTGGATGGGAATAGCCTGCAGATTGAGATTACTGAGAGTATCCTGATGCAGGACATTGAGGCGGCGATGGAGCACCTCGCTCGGCTGAAGGATCTCGATATCCGGCTGTGCATCGATGATTTCGGAACCGGCTATTCGTCGCTCAGTTATCTCCAGCGCTTCCCGATCGATACCCTGAAAATCGATCGGTCTTTCGTTAGCAATCGAATCACCCTCGATGAGAATCTTGAGATCGTTCGGACGATCGTGACGCTCGCGCACAATCTGGAAATGTCTGTGATCGCTGAAGGCGTTGAGACAGAAGAAGAGCTCGCACAGTTGCGAGCTCTTCGTTGTAATCATGTCCAGGGTAATTACTTTTCAAAACCGGTGGCAGCCGGCATCATCAATGACATCTTGTCGGACGGTGTGCATTACTGGTAA
- the rnhA gene encoding ribonuclease HI — protein sequence MDEWVLYRLDGEALDRLAAGEDPPAPSPAEEVPKDKPKFDPKEPIVIHTDGGSQPNPGVGGWAAVLRWGDQVRRISGGELGTTNNRMELTAAIRALESLKRKCFVELHTDSTYLRQGITKWIKGWKKNDWMRGKGRDRSPVKNADLWKRLDAVCEKQDVEWHWLRGHSGHSDNELCDHLCQEEIRRQIANSTRAERDEALQVEYRRREEEEARG from the coding sequence ATGGACGAATGGGTGCTGTATCGCCTGGACGGTGAGGCGCTGGATCGATTAGCGGCGGGCGAAGATCCGCCTGCTCCCTCCCCTGCCGAAGAGGTTCCGAAAGACAAACCGAAGTTCGATCCCAAGGAGCCGATTGTCATCCATACGGACGGCGGCTCGCAGCCCAACCCGGGCGTTGGCGGTTGGGCGGCGGTGCTTCGATGGGGCGACCAGGTTCGACGCATTAGCGGTGGCGAACTGGGCACCACAAACAACCGGATGGAACTGACGGCGGCGATTCGTGCGCTGGAATCCCTGAAGCGCAAATGTTTCGTTGAGCTCCACACCGATTCGACCTACCTGCGCCAGGGAATCACGAAGTGGATCAAGGGATGGAAGAAGAACGACTGGATGCGGGGTAAAGGCCGAGATCGTTCGCCAGTCAAGAACGCCGATCTCTGGAAGCGCCTCGACGCGGTATGCGAGAAGCAGGATGTTGAGTGGCATTGGCTCCGCGGTCATTCCGGCCATTCGGATAACGAACTGTGCGATCACTTGTGCCAGGAAGAAATCCGCCGACAGATTGCGAATAGCACTCGCGCCGAGCGCGACGAAGCCCTGCAAGTCGAGTACCGCCGCCGCGAGGAAGAAGAAGCGCGCGGCTGA